In Deltaproteobacteria bacterium, a genomic segment contains:
- a CDS encoding histidinol-phosphate transaminase, translating into MTKVLEHIQSVPPYIPGKPIEDLERELGITNVIKLASNENPLGPSPLALEAIEGALKRLHRYPDGNGTALRGKLAERWNLDPACLVLGNGSDEIIDLCMRVFVGLGEEVLVPYPSFLMYEKSAQAVGGRITRASLKTFGLDLPSMLASVRPETKLIVVCQPNNPTGVAISRADFEWFIGELPDDVPVLLDEAYADFIRGPGTFSGREYLDDAPQLLTIRTFSKAYGLAGIRIGYGIGNPELITRLNQIRSPFSVNSLAQTAAEAALDDDRHLKRTLELTWEGLDYFYGQMKRLGRPFVPSQTNFLLIDVGDGKAVYEDLLREGVIVRPMGGYGLPEYIRVNVGVPLENSRFVESLERVLRTRTESGAST; encoded by the coding sequence TTATATTCCCGGGAAACCCATTGAAGATCTGGAACGTGAGCTGGGAATTACAAATGTCATCAAACTGGCGTCGAACGAGAACCCGCTGGGGCCTTCGCCTTTGGCCCTGGAAGCCATCGAAGGAGCTTTAAAGCGCCTCCACAGATATCCGGACGGCAACGGGACGGCTCTGCGCGGCAAGTTGGCGGAACGGTGGAATCTCGATCCCGCATGCCTGGTCCTGGGTAACGGATCGGATGAAATCATAGACCTCTGCATGCGTGTTTTCGTGGGCCTTGGCGAGGAAGTCTTGGTGCCTTACCCTTCTTTTCTCATGTACGAGAAAAGCGCTCAAGCCGTCGGAGGCAGAATAACACGAGCATCATTGAAAACCTTCGGTTTGGATCTGCCTTCCATGCTGGCCTCGGTGCGTCCCGAAACCAAGTTGATCGTAGTATGCCAGCCGAACAATCCGACGGGTGTTGCGATTTCGAGAGCGGATTTCGAGTGGTTTATAGGTGAACTACCGGACGATGTTCCCGTTCTGTTGGACGAAGCTTACGCGGATTTCATACGAGGTCCCGGGACATTTTCCGGTCGTGAGTATCTAGATGATGCTCCCCAACTGCTGACGATTCGAACCTTTTCGAAAGCCTACGGACTTGCGGGCATAAGGATCGGGTATGGGATAGGCAACCCGGAGCTGATAACGCGACTGAATCAGATCCGTTCGCCGTTCAGTGTCAACAGCCTCGCGCAGACGGCCGCGGAGGCGGCCCTGGACGACGATCGGCACCTGAAGCGGACCCTGGAGCTCACATGGGAAGGACTCGACTATTTCTATGGCCAAATGAAGCGACTGGGACGGCCTTTCGTGCCCTCGCAAACCAACTTCCTGCTCATTGATGTCGGTGACGGGAAGGCCGTGTATGAAGACCTGTTGAGGGAGGGAGTGATCGTCCGACCCATGGGCGGATACGGACTTCCCGAGTATATTCGTGTCAATGTCGGTGTCCCTCTAGAAAACAGTCGATTTGTGGAATCGCTGGAACGGGTGCTCCGGACCCGCACGGAAAGCGGCGCCTCAACATAA
- a CDS encoding (d)CMP kinase: protein MSDRLTSWVITVDGPSGSGKSSVSKLLARTLDFMYLDTGAMYRAFALMVYEDRKQGGNRDLEAMLAAFCIRFVSEEDGHVFAFLGDRDVSNEIRLPEVTMLASELSKRREVRHSMSQRQREFARDANLVAEGRDMGTVVFPDAQVKFYLTADPVVRARRRYLELKASCREILEEEVLRDIERRDKQDSERKEAPLRPAPGAEIIDSSRRSLEEVLAMMLGVVRVKMSGVEI, encoded by the coding sequence ATGTCGGACCGTTTGACCTCGTGGGTGATCACCGTTGACGGTCCCTCGGGTTCAGGAAAGAGTTCCGTCAGCAAGCTCCTGGCCCGAACGTTGGATTTCATGTATCTGGACACGGGAGCCATGTACCGGGCGTTTGCCCTGATGGTGTATGAAGATCGCAAGCAGGGTGGAAACCGGGATCTGGAAGCGATGCTGGCCGCTTTTTGTATCCGTTTTGTTTCGGAGGAAGACGGGCATGTTTTTGCCTTCCTCGGGGACAGGGACGTGTCAAACGAGATACGTTTGCCCGAGGTTACCATGCTGGCCTCCGAGCTGAGCAAGCGAAGAGAAGTGCGGCATAGCATGTCGCAGCGACAGCGGGAATTTGCCCGGGATGCAAACCTGGTGGCTGAAGGTCGCGATATGGGCACCGTGGTTTTTCCCGATGCACAAGTCAAGTTTTATCTGACGGCGGACCCCGTTGTGAGGGCTCGCAGGAGATATCTCGAGCTGAAGGCTTCATGTCGGGAAATCCTTGAAGAAGAGGTCCTCCGGGACATTGAGAGGCGAGACAAGCAGGATAGCGAACGAAAAGAAGCGCCGCTCCGGCCCGCGCCGGGAGCCGAGATCATAGATTCTTCCAGGCGATCGTTGGAGGAAGTACTGGCTATGATGTTAGGAGTCGTGAGAGTCAAAATGAGCGGAGTGGAAATTTGA
- a CDS encoding 30S ribosomal protein S1 translates to MEEPIVNTNNQTDNQRDPEEQGRAGTPKATGDANSSAAAQQALSGKDDSVSGADGNASRDSETREDDVSMESMDMKELYEESLRSLQEGEVIAGTVIQVTKDFVVVDVGYKSEGQISISEFLDEQGEAQVAVGDTIDVLLERREDEDGEILLSKEKAAKIKVWDDIRRAYNEGQVIKGAITARVKGGFTVDIGVPAFLPGSQVDLRPVKDMDSLVNKTFEFQILKYNKKRSNVVISRRAILEQHRQKARETTLKKIQEQDVLIGIVKNITDYGAFIDLGGLDGLLHITDMSWGRVKHPSELIKIGDEVKVKVLNFDQGTERVSLGMKQLQPDPWTTASEKYPPSARIQGRVVSLTDYGAFVEVEEGIEGLIHLSEMSWTKKIRHPSMVVNVGDEVEAMVLDIDPTNRRISLGLKQVEPNPWDVIGEKYPVGTIIEGKIKNITDFGVFIGIDEGIDGLVHISDLSWTKRVKHPSELFKKGQEVQAKVLKIDRENERFSLSIKHVTPDPWEEIPRKYKVGSRISGTITNVTDFGIFVEVEPGIEGLIHVSEISAEKVKTPVGQFNVGDVVTAKVVNVNRKERKIGLSLRRLEEESDKATIRDYLSGSSTSFPNLGDLLKESREANQQQSDPDDSTEE, encoded by the coding sequence ATGGAGGAGCCAATCGTTAACACCAACAACCAAACCGACAATCAAAGGGACCCGGAAGAGCAAGGTCGCGCGGGAACGCCGAAAGCAACCGGTGACGCGAACTCTTCCGCTGCTGCGCAACAAGCGTTATCAGGGAAGGACGATTCCGTGTCAGGCGCCGATGGCAATGCAAGTCGGGATTCCGAAACTCGGGAAGACGACGTGTCAATGGAATCCATGGACATGAAAGAGCTGTACGAGGAGAGCCTGCGGTCTCTCCAAGAGGGTGAAGTCATCGCAGGGACTGTGATTCAGGTCACCAAAGACTTTGTTGTTGTGGATGTGGGTTACAAGTCTGAAGGGCAGATCTCGATTTCAGAATTCTTGGATGAACAGGGTGAAGCTCAAGTGGCAGTGGGTGACACCATTGATGTTCTTCTCGAACGACGGGAAGATGAAGATGGCGAGATCCTGCTCTCGAAGGAAAAGGCCGCAAAGATCAAGGTATGGGACGACATTCGCCGGGCGTATAATGAAGGCCAGGTGATCAAAGGCGCCATAACGGCGAGAGTAAAAGGCGGATTCACCGTAGACATCGGCGTTCCGGCCTTTTTGCCGGGTTCTCAGGTGGACCTGCGCCCCGTAAAGGATATGGATTCCCTTGTAAACAAGACGTTTGAATTCCAGATCCTCAAGTACAACAAGAAGCGCAGCAATGTGGTCATCTCGCGAAGGGCTATTCTGGAACAACACCGGCAAAAAGCTCGCGAAACGACCCTGAAAAAGATACAGGAGCAAGACGTACTCATTGGTATCGTCAAGAATATAACGGACTACGGAGCATTTATCGATTTGGGCGGACTGGACGGTTTGCTTCACATAACGGACATGTCCTGGGGGCGCGTCAAGCATCCTTCCGAGTTGATCAAGATCGGCGACGAAGTCAAGGTCAAGGTCCTGAATTTTGATCAGGGAACGGAGCGTGTTTCCTTAGGCATGAAACAGCTGCAGCCCGACCCGTGGACCACCGCATCGGAAAAATATCCTCCCAGCGCCCGGATTCAAGGGCGTGTGGTCAGTTTGACGGATTACGGTGCGTTCGTCGAAGTGGAGGAAGGCATCGAGGGCTTGATCCATCTGTCGGAGATGTCTTGGACAAAGAAGATTCGGCATCCGTCCATGGTAGTGAACGTGGGTGATGAAGTGGAAGCCATGGTCCTGGATATTGACCCAACCAACAGAAGAATTTCTCTTGGTTTGAAGCAGGTCGAGCCCAACCCTTGGGATGTGATCGGAGAGAAATATCCGGTGGGGACCATCATCGAAGGAAAGATCAAGAACATTACGGACTTCGGAGTGTTCATCGGCATTGACGAAGGAATTGACGGGCTGGTTCACATTTCCGATCTTTCCTGGACCAAACGGGTCAAACACCCATCCGAATTGTTTAAGAAAGGCCAGGAAGTTCAGGCCAAGGTGCTGAAAATCGATCGTGAAAACGAACGGTTCTCTCTGAGCATCAAGCATGTGACGCCCGATCCTTGGGAAGAGATTCCGAGGAAATACAAGGTCGGCAGTCGAATATCCGGTACGATCACCAATGTGACGGATTTCGGCATCTTTGTCGAAGTCGAGCCGGGCATCGAAGGTCTCATCCATGTCTCGGAAATCAGCGCCGAGAAAGTTAAGACCCCTGTCGGGCAGTTCAATGTTGGAGACGTGGTTACTGCCAAGGTTGTGAACGTGAATCGCAAGGAGCGAAAAATCGGACTTTCTCTTCGCCGTCTCGAAGAGGAGAGCGACAAGGCGACCATTCGCGATTACCTCAGCGGTTCGTCAACGTCATTTCCAAACCTTGGAGACCTGCTAAAAGAAAGCAGAGAGGCAAATCAGCAACAGTCCGATCCGGACGATTCAACGGAGGAATAG